A single Methanocaldococcus bathoardescens DNA region contains:
- the waaF gene encoding lipopolysaccharide heptosyltransferase II, whose amino-acid sequence MKILLFKIGAIGDTLMTTPLVRQLRRNFKDVTIDYLIGKHSYEVLDRNKHLDNIIKFDENVFFEKDFKEWMKLIFKIRKRDYDVIFILDKHWIFNLTAFLFGIKKRIGFDRLGEGKFLTYKVPYFGRKHEIFYYLDLLRGLGIEPNYKDWEMEIFLNEKDLEFAERFWNENNLNDKVVVGVCPGGARNVGVGDDDLRRWDVEKYAELIKKLKEKGFEVLLIGGKTDKEIEKTILKEVKCVSAIGKTTLKESAALLKKCDVVVCNDSGPMHLAAAVNKKVVSIFGPTHPCEKAPLHKESKYVWKQIGCNPCYDLWGRYPKPCPYGKRCMKFVKVDEVYNKIIIITK is encoded by the coding sequence ATGAAAATTCTATTATTTAAAATTGGAGCAATTGGGGACACTTTGATGACAACACCTTTAGTCAGACAATTAAGAAGAAATTTTAAAGATGTCACTATTGATTATTTAATTGGAAAACATTCTTATGAAGTTTTAGATAGAAATAAACATTTAGATAATATAATTAAATTTGATGAAAATGTATTTTTTGAAAAAGATTTTAAAGAATGGATGAAATTGATTTTTAAAATTAGAAAAAGAGATTATGATGTAATTTTTATTTTGGATAAGCATTGGATTTTTAATTTAACTGCTTTTTTATTTGGAATTAAAAAAAGAATAGGCTTTGATAGACTTGGTGAGGGAAAGTTTTTAACATATAAAGTTCCTTATTTTGGAAGAAAGCATGAAATTTTTTATTATTTGGATTTATTGAGAGGTTTAGGAATTGAACCAAATTATAAAGATTGGGAGATGGAAATATTTTTAAATGAGAAAGATTTAGAATTTGCAGAAAGATTTTGGAATGAGAATAATTTAAATGATAAAGTTGTTGTGGGAGTTTGTCCTGGGGGGGCGAGAAATGTTGGAGTTGGGGATGATGATTTAAGAAGATGGGACGTTGAAAAATATGCAGAGCTAATAAAAAAATTAAAAGAAAAAGGATTTGAAGTTTTGTTAATTGGGGGAAAGACAGATAAAGAAATTGAAAAAACAATCCTAAAAGAAGTTAAATGCGTTTCTGCTATTGGAAAAACAACATTAAAGGAAAGTGCTGCCTTATTAAAAAAATGTGATGTTGTTGTTTGTAATGATAGCGGCCCTATGCATTTAGCAGCAGCAGTTAATAAAAAAGTTGTGAGTATTTTCGGTCCAACACATCCATGTGAAAAAGCTCCATTACATAAGGAAAGTAAATATGTTTGGAAGCAAATAGGGTGTAATCCATGTTATGATTTGTGGGGAAGGTATCCAAAACCTTGCCCTTATGGGAAGAGATGTATGAAATTTGTAAAAGTTGATGAAGTGTATAATAAAATAATTATTATTACAAAATGA
- a CDS encoding glycosyltransferase family 2 protein encodes MAETYIVTPDYNGTRFLKDYFESLFNQTYQNFKIVFVDNSPNNDSIDYIKKNYEDKLKEGKIIIIKNPENYGFAKATNIGIKKAFEDKECKYIVCLNNDIKAEPNFLEELIKCAERHPDAGSIQPKMIWGLYPELIDSAGIEYSKNGLGFNRGAYEPVDKYNEEEEILGCCAGACLYRREALEDVKIDDEYFDEDFFAYYEDFDLALRLQWSGWKAWYCPKAIVYHYKGGTGGVISDFTVYHCGRNYTLTVFKNLPNQYIIKHFYLIILAELAQIGINLLRGKPVIIKAKIDAYKNLRKFLKKKKKIKKRVDFKDLEKLFIMKWRANIPKYVKL; translated from the coding sequence ATGGCAGAGACATATATAGTTACTCCTGACTATAATGGAACAAGATTCTTAAAAGATTACTTTGAGTCACTTTTTAATCAAACATATCAAAATTTTAAAATTGTTTTTGTGGATAACTCCCCCAATAATGATTCAATAGATTATATAAAAAAGAATTATGAAGATAAATTAAAAGAAGGGAAAATTATTATTATAAAAAATCCAGAGAATTATGGATTTGCAAAAGCTACCAATATAGGAATTAAGAAAGCTTTTGAAGATAAAGAGTGTAAATACATTGTTTGTTTAAATAACGATATAAAAGCGGAACCCAACTTTTTGGAAGAGCTCATCAAATGTGCGGAGAGGCATCCTGACGCAGGTAGTATTCAGCCAAAAATGATTTGGGGGTTATATCCAGAACTTATTGATTCTGCAGGTATAGAATACTCAAAGAATGGTCTCGGATTTAACAGAGGAGCTTATGAACCAGTTGACAAATATAACGAAGAAGAAGAAATACTGGGATGTTGTGCTGGAGCATGCTTATATAGGAGAGAAGCATTGGAGGATGTTAAAATAGATGATGAATATTTTGATGAGGACTTTTTTGCGTATTATGAAGATTTTGATTTAGCTCTTAGATTACAATGGTCAGGATGGAAAGCATGGTACTGTCCAAAAGCAATAGTTTACCATTATAAAGGAGGCACAGGAGGGGTCATAAGTGACTTTACAGTGTATCATTGCGGAAGAAATTACACGCTAACAGTATTTAAAAATTTACCTAACCAGTACATAATTAAGCATTTCTATTTAATTATTTTGGCGGAATTAGCACAAATAGGAATTAATTTGCTAAGGGGAAAACCAGTTATTATTAAAGCAAAAATTGATGCATATAAAAACCTTAGAAAGTTTTTAAAGAAGAAAAAGAAAATTAAAAAAAGAGTAGATTTTAAGGATTTAGAGAAATTATTTATTATGAAGTGGAGGGCAAATATTCCAAAATATGTGAAACTTTAA
- a CDS encoding glycosyltransferase family 2 protein gives MKIAGVVVLYHPEKENIIESINSYLDYIDVLYAIDNTEKSNEKHREVINNLKEIDKIEYIPNNKNLGIAKALNMGAKRAIEQGYKWLLTMDQDSKFKEGSFDKMLEFIKNNSENKIGIISPFHLTISNLSLNFKNEYEEVLTAMTSGNLLNLKAYQEVGPFLEDLFIDYVDVEYCLRLNKYGYKVIVVNSSILIHKLGNIREIRIPLWKTLYPTNHNPLRRYYITRNRFYVMELYKNEFPDFCKRDKIAFFKELATILLLENSKLTKLKYIIKGYMDFRQKKMGKIDE, from the coding sequence ATGAAAATTGCTGGAGTTGTAGTTTTATACCATCCAGAAAAAGAAAATATTATTGAAAGTATAAACTCTTATTTGGACTACATAGATGTTCTATATGCCATAGATAACACTGAAAAAAGTAATGAAAAACATCGTGAAGTAATAAATAATTTAAAAGAAATAGATAAAATTGAATATATTCCTAACAATAAAAATTTAGGTATTGCTAAAGCATTAAATATGGGTGCAAAAAGGGCTATTGAACAAGGATATAAATGGTTACTTACTATGGACCAAGATAGTAAATTTAAAGAGGGCTCATTTGATAAAATGTTGGAATTTATAAAAAACAATAGTGAGAATAAGATTGGGATTATATCCCCTTTCCATCTAACGATATCAAATCTTTCATTAAATTTTAAAAATGAATACGAGGAAGTATTAACTGCAATGACATCGGGAAATCTTTTAAATTTAAAAGCTTATCAAGAAGTAGGGCCATTTTTAGAAGATTTATTTATAGACTATGTTGATGTTGAGTATTGTTTAAGACTTAATAAATACGGATATAAAGTAATAGTGGTAAATAGTTCAATATTAATCCATAAATTAGGAAATATCCGAGAAATAAGGATACCACTATGGAAGACACTTTATCCTACAAACCATAATCCATTACGTAGATACTATATCACGAGAAATAGATTCTATGTTATGGAATTATACAAAAATGAATTTCCTGATTTTTGTAAAAGAGATAAAATTGCATTTTTCAAGGAATTAGCAACAATACTTTTACTTGAAAATTCTAAATTAACAAAATTGAAATATATAATTAAAGGTTATATGGATTTTAGACAAAAAAAAATGGGAAAAATCGACGAATAG
- a CDS encoding ribbon-helix-helix domain-containing protein, whose protein sequence is MPEERKYTTVSIPVQLYEKIKKRIEGTGFTSVSDYVTYVLREVLASLEEEEKEEVFTEEEEEKVKERLRALGYLD, encoded by the coding sequence ATGCCAGAAGAAAGAAAATATACTACAGTTTCAATTCCAGTTCAATTATATGAAAAAATTAAAAAAAGAATTGAAGGAACGGGCTTTACATCTGTCTCAGATTATGTAACCTATGTTTTGAGAGAAGTTTTAGCAAGTTTAGAAGAAGAGGAGAAGGAGGAAGTATTCACAGAAGAGGAGGAAGAGAAGGTTAAAGAAAGATTAAGAGCATTAGGGTATTTAGATTAA
- the sat gene encoding sulfate adenylyltransferase, translating to MVSKPHGGRLVRKLSSEKTKERILDEKDEYPKVQIREGIAVDLENIAHGVYSPLEGFLREEEFQSVLDTMRLPNDLPWSIPIVLDVSEKDLNFSVDDTILLFYKDIPIAEMHVDDIYKYNKKEFAQKVFKTTDINHPGVAKVMNMGDYLIGGEIYLLNELPNPFEKYTLRPIETRILFKERKFETIVAFQTRNVPHLGHEYLQKSALTFVDGLFINPVLGKKKKGDYKDEVILKAYETLFKHYYPKDSAVLATVRYEMRYAGPREAVHHAIMRKNFGCTHFIVGRDHAGVGNYYGPYEAQEIFKNFPDLGITPMFFKEFFYCKKCKGIVNERICPHPMEDREYFSGTKIRNMIVNGEIPPEYFMRKEVYETIMSFENPFVDG from the coding sequence ATGGTTTCAAAGCCACATGGTGGAAGATTAGTTAGAAAACTATCATCAGAAAAAACTAAAGAGAGAATTTTAGATGAAAAGGATGAATATCCAAAAGTTCAGATTAGGGAGGGAATAGCAGTAGATTTAGAAAATATTGCCCATGGAGTTTATTCTCCACTCGAAGGATTTCTAAGAGAGGAGGAATTTCAATCAGTTTTAGATACAATGCGTTTGCCAAATGATTTACCATGGAGCATTCCTATTGTTTTAGATGTTAGTGAAAAAGACCTCAACTTTAGTGTAGACGACACAATCTTGCTCTTTTACAAAGATATTCCAATAGCAGAGATGCATGTTGATGATATCTACAAATACAATAAAAAAGAATTTGCTCAAAAGGTTTTTAAAACAACAGATATTAACCATCCAGGGGTTGCTAAAGTTATGAATATGGGAGATTATCTCATTGGGGGAGAAATTTATCTCTTAAATGAACTGCCAAATCCTTTTGAAAAATACACTTTAAGACCAATAGAAACAAGAATTTTATTTAAAGAAAGAAAATTTGAAACCATAGTTGCATTCCAAACAAGAAATGTTCCTCATTTAGGACATGAATATTTACAAAAATCTGCCTTAACATTTGTTGATGGGTTGTTTATAAATCCAGTTCTTGGAAAGAAAAAGAAAGGAGATTACAAAGATGAAGTTATTTTAAAAGCTTATGAGACATTATTTAAGCACTATTATCCAAAAGATTCAGCAGTGTTAGCAACTGTTAGGTATGAAATGAGATATGCTGGGCCGAGAGAGGCTGTTCATCACGCAATAATGAGGAAGAACTTTGGATGCACTCACTTCATTGTTGGAAGAGACCATGCTGGTGTTGGAAACTATTACGGACCTTATGAAGCTCAGGAGATATTCAAAAACTTCCCTGATTTGGGAATAACCCCAATGTTCTTTAAAGAATTTTTCTATTGCAAAAAATGTAAAGGTATAGTTAATGAAAGAATCTGTCCTCACCCAATGGAAGATAGGGAGTATTTCAGCGGAACAAAAATCAGAAATATGATTGTTAATGGTGAAATTCCTCCAGAATACTTCATGAGAAAGGAGGTTTATGAGACAATAATGAGCTTTGAAAACCCATTTGTGGATGGTTAA
- a CDS encoding DHH family phosphoesterase, with protein MLIIHHWDTDGIISSALTVKALNLEDFINITPPIGEFRFDDRIKKYIEKSEKIYVLDLNLPQEVEDIKKETIFIDHHIQKKIKNPYVKQINPILEGYSEKDYPSASFVVSEYFSYWDYLSAIGAVGDIGERAFDIPKVLKLLEMENLGKEEALRLVQLIDSNYIVMERYDVENAVKVVLNLEPGELLEYEKWNKNLEKINEAIENAISNIKVRDRIAFIEFKSKFNIISKVARKLVWEMGYDGAIVLNRDFHGKAQVYFRISSNLVDKIKMNELIQTLKNRNFNAGGKKEVLGCILEKDNVNEVLNVINEYLR; from the coding sequence ATGTTAATAATTCACCACTGGGACACCGATGGGATTATTTCATCAGCTTTGACAGTTAAAGCTTTAAATTTAGAGGATTTTATAAATATAACTCCCCCAATTGGAGAGTTTAGATTTGATGACAGAATTAAAAAATATATTGAAAAATCAGAAAAAATTTATGTCTTAGATTTAAATCTTCCACAAGAAGTTGAGGATATAAAAAAAGAAACAATATTCATCGACCACCATATACAAAAAAAGATTAAAAATCCCTATGTTAAGCAGATAAATCCAATTTTGGAGGGTTATAGTGAGAAAGATTATCCTTCAGCATCTTTTGTAGTTTCAGAATATTTTTCTTATTGGGATTATTTATCTGCAATTGGAGCTGTTGGAGATATTGGGGAGAGAGCATTTGATATTCCAAAAGTTTTGAAGCTTTTAGAAATGGAAAATCTTGGTAAAGAAGAGGCATTACGATTAGTTCAATTGATTGATTCTAACTATATTGTTATGGAAAGATATGATGTTGAAAATGCTGTAAAAGTTGTTTTAAACTTAGAGCCAGGAGAACTTTTAGAGTATGAAAAATGGAATAAAAATCTTGAAAAAATTAATGAGGCGATAGAAAACGCAATTTCAAATATTAAAGTTAGAGATAGAATTGCCTTTATTGAATTTAAGAGTAAATTTAACATTATCTCAAAAGTTGCAAGGAAATTGGTTTGGGAAATGGGTTATGATGGGGCAATAGTTTTGAATAGAGATTTTCATGGAAAAGCACAAGTATATTTTAGAATTTCATCTAATTTGGTAGATAAAATAAAAATGAATGAACTTATCCAAACATTAAAAAACAGGAACTTTAATGCTGGTGGGAAGAAGGAGGTTTTAGGATGCATTTTAGAAAAAGATAATGTTAATGAGGTTTTAAATGTTATTAATGAATATTTAAGGTGA
- a CDS encoding alkaline phosphatase family protein — translation MQDVKKVFVIGLDSAPPELLFDKLLDKLPNIKKLLENSIYGPMRSCIPAITIPAWMVMATGKTPGELGLYGFRHRKKGTYNDIWIAHSLMVKEKAVWDYLGEVGKKSILVGVPPSYPPKPIKGHLLSCFITPDASVNYTYPKSLKNEIENLVGEYIFDVVFRKDNRDEVKELLWEMTEKRFEVIRYLIQEKEWDYFQFVEIGLDRVHHAFWKYFDENHHLHEPGNKYKDVIPDYYKLLDKEIGKTLKLLDLDETAVAIVSDHGIKAMKGAFAINQWLIDEELLKIKNPEILESGKQLRFEDLDVDWSKTIAWAWGGYYARIFLNVEGREPNGIIKPEDYNKVREEIAEMVKGIRGPNREKWDTKVFYPEDIYPETKGDKPDMMVYLDNLSWRSAGTLGYDSPYLLENDTGPDDAVHSEYGVFSLYVPGMEESREITSTIYDFAPTILKLFGIEKPLRGRSIL, via the coding sequence ATGCAAGATGTCAAGAAAGTATTTGTTATTGGTTTAGATTCAGCACCTCCAGAACTTTTATTTGATAAGTTGTTGGATAAGTTGCCAAACATAAAGAAACTCTTGGAAAATTCAATCTATGGGCCGATGAGGAGTTGTATTCCAGCGATAACAATTCCTGCCTGGATGGTAATGGCTACTGGTAAAACTCCGGGAGAGTTAGGTCTTTATGGATTTAGACATAGAAAGAAAGGGACTTACAATGATATTTGGATAGCCCATAGTTTAATGGTTAAAGAAAAGGCAGTATGGGATTATTTAGGAGAAGTAGGAAAAAAATCTATCTTAGTTGGTGTTCCTCCAAGTTATCCTCCAAAGCCAATTAAAGGGCATTTGCTCTCCTGCTTTATAACCCCAGATGCATCAGTTAATTACACCTATCCAAAATCTCTCAAAAATGAAATAGAAAATCTTGTTGGAGAGTATATTTTTGATGTAGTTTTTAGGAAGGATAATAGAGATGAGGTAAAAGAATTGCTCTGGGAGATGACAGAGAAGAGGTTTGAAGTTATTAGATATTTGATTCAAGAAAAAGAATGGGATTACTTCCAATTTGTTGAAATTGGTTTGGATAGAGTTCATCATGCATTCTGGAAGTATTTTGATGAAAATCACCATTTACATGAGCCAGGGAATAAATATAAAGATGTCATTCCTGATTATTACAAGTTATTGGATAAAGAGATTGGAAAAACCTTAAAGCTTTTAGATTTGGATGAAACAGCTGTTGCTATTGTGTCAGACCATGGTATAAAGGCAATGAAAGGGGCTTTTGCAATAAACCAGTGGTTGATTGATGAAGAATTATTAAAAATCAAAAATCCAGAGATTTTGGAGTCTGGAAAACAATTGAGGTTTGAGGATTTGGATGTAGATTGGAGCAAGACAATAGCATGGGCTTGGGGGGGTTATTACGCAAGGATTTTCTTAAATGTTGAAGGAAGGGAGCCAAATGGCATAATAAAGCCAGAGGATTATAATAAAGTTAGAGAGGAAATTGCCGAGATGGTTAAAGGCATTAGAGGGCCAAATAGAGAAAAATGGGATACTAAGGTGTTTTATCCTGAAGATATTTATCCAGAGACAAAGGGAGATAAGCCGGATATGATGGTTTATTTAGATAATTTAAGTTGGAGGTCTGCTGGAACTTTAGGATATGATAGTCCATATTTGTTGGAGAATGATACTGGTCCAGATGATGCTGTTCATTCTGAGTATGGAGTTTTTTCTCTGTATGTTCCTGGAATGGAAGAAAGTAGGGAGATTACTTCAACCATTTACGACTTTGCCCCTACAATTTTGAAGTTGTTTGGTATAGAAAAACCGTTGAGAGGGAGGAGTATATTATGA
- the cysC gene encoding adenylyl-sulfate kinase — protein sequence MSEGFTIWLTGPSGAGKTTLARALKERFKEMGYKVEILDGDEIRNTLYPNLGFSKEAREMHNKVVIYMAKLLSRNGVIAIVSLISPYKSVREYARKEIERFIEVYVYAPLEIRIKRDPKGLYAKALKGEIKGLTGYDGVYEEPENPEVKVDSSKMSVDEEVELIIKKAKELNYL from the coding sequence ATGAGTGAGGGCTTTACAATCTGGCTTACAGGGCCGAGTGGAGCTGGGAAGACAACATTGGCGAGAGCTTTAAAGGAGAGGTTTAAGGAAATGGGATATAAAGTAGAGATTTTAGATGGGGATGAGATTAGAAACACTTTGTATCCAAATTTGGGGTTTAGTAAAGAGGCAAGGGAGATGCACAATAAAGTAGTTATTTATATGGCTAAATTATTGTCAAGAAATGGAGTAATTGCAATAGTATCTTTAATTTCTCCTTATAAATCTGTTAGAGAATATGCAAGAAAAGAGATTGAGAGGTTTATTGAGGTTTATGTGTATGCCCCATTAGAAATTAGAATTAAAAGAGACCCTAAAGGATTGTATGCTAAAGCGTTAAAAGGAGAGATTAAGGGTTTAACTGGTTATGATGGGGTTTATGAAGAGCCGGAAAATCCAGAGGTTAAGGTTGATAGTTCAAAAATGAGTGTTGATGAGGAGGTTGAGTTGATAATAAAAAAAGCTAAGGAGTTAAATTATTTATAA
- a CDS encoding sulfite exporter TauE/SafE family protein, translating to MPSYLFVILGFVVGFLVGLTGIGGGALMTPSLIFLGVEPLIAVGTDLLYAFITKIFGSFFHKRNGNVNFNIAFRLFLGSLPAIIFGTFLLEVINREVLNKYVTLILALVLIISSIISFYKGKSRNKKLNNNVFVLIGFLVGLIIQLTSVGAGVIVGFVLLNFTNLHPKEVVGTTIFYGVLIALLGCLSHATLGNVDYLLALYLIVGTIPGVYLGTCLNSKVPKEILRKIIIISILIIGIVMVVRVFGSI from the coding sequence ATGCCATCATATCTCTTTGTAATTCTTGGATTTGTTGTTGGATTTCTTGTTGGTTTAACTGGGATTGGAGGAGGGGCTTTAATGACTCCTTCTTTAATATTTTTGGGAGTTGAACCTCTCATAGCAGTTGGAACTGATTTATTATATGCATTTATAACAAAAATTTTTGGCTCATTTTTTCATAAAAGGAATGGGAATGTTAATTTTAATATTGCATTTAGGTTATTTTTAGGAAGTTTGCCAGCAATAATTTTTGGGACTTTTTTATTGGAGGTTATAAATAGGGAGGTTTTAAATAAGTATGTAACTTTAATTTTGGCACTTGTATTGATAATCTCATCTATTATAAGTTTTTATAAAGGAAAGAGTAGGAATAAAAAATTAAATAACAATGTTTTTGTTTTGATTGGTTTTTTGGTAGGTTTGATTATACAACTAACTTCAGTTGGGGCTGGAGTTATTGTGGGATTTGTTTTATTAAATTTTACAAACTTACATCCAAAAGAAGTTGTAGGAACAACAATATTTTATGGGGTTTTAATAGCATTACTTGGATGTTTAAGCCATGCAACACTTGGGAATGTTGATTATTTGTTAGCTTTATATTTAATAGTTGGGACTATTCCGGGAGTTTATTTGGGAACATGTTTAAATTCAAAAGTCCCTAAGGAGATTTTGAGGAAGATTATTATAATTTCTATATTAATTATTGGAATAGTTATGGTAGTTAGAGTGTTTGGCAGTATTTGA
- a CDS encoding flippase, with protein sequence MSEAKKALFSIARGAGLIFFGTVFSMFFGFLSRIIIARHYTTFEYGIFSLSLTILSVVMVLVSLGLPEGVVREIGFYKDKDISKVKEIIFTSLFIISLSSLVFMILTFFSSDFIAKIFHQDELSVFLEILSFTIPFSAISGIIISFSRGFGRVKERIYLQSVLYPILWFILVLSLFIFNLSIIYLFYAFLLSQILTCLITVLYVYYSKFLKISFSLNLNLAKELLVFSIPLLLVSILAFIMNWTDILMVGYYLSSEFVGFYNTAAPLARLIPIFLDSAAFLYAPIVSGLYASGKIEDMKTTYQILTKWIFLATLPIFAMMFLFPKAVIGFFFGVKYLEASDVLRILSLGFMFHTFLGLNGLSLIVIKESRFIMVSNTISAILNIILNVLLIPKYGINGAAVATAVSYFIANILTSIRLYQKTKIHPFSRNYVKLLIISFIMLFGIQAFGLDVSNILYAILILVTFFLSYMFLVLLSKCVDKEDIELFLVVERKLGVNLWIIKRILKKFV encoded by the coding sequence ATGAGTGAAGCAAAGAAGGCATTGTTTAGCATTGCCCGTGGAGCTGGATTGATATTTTTTGGGACAGTATTTTCCATGTTTTTTGGATTTTTAAGTAGGATAATTATAGCAAGGCATTATACAACTTTTGAGTATGGTATATTTTCTTTATCTTTAACTATATTAAGTGTTGTTATGGTTTTGGTTTCTTTAGGACTTCCTGAAGGTGTTGTTAGAGAAATTGGCTTTTATAAAGATAAGGATATCTCAAAAGTTAAAGAAATTATTTTTACATCTCTTTTCATAATTTCTCTTAGTAGTTTGGTGTTTATGATTTTAACTTTCTTTAGTTCTGATTTCATTGCTAAGATATTTCATCAAGATGAGTTAAGTGTATTTCTTGAAATACTGTCATTTACTATTCCTTTCTCTGCAATAAGTGGGATAATAATTTCATTTTCAAGGGGATTTGGAAGAGTAAAGGAAAGAATTTATTTACAGAGTGTATTGTATCCAATATTGTGGTTTATACTTGTTTTATCTTTGTTTATATTTAATCTTTCTATTATATATTTGTTTTATGCTTTTTTGTTATCTCAAATTTTGACATGTTTGATTACTGTTCTTTATGTGTATTATTCAAAATTTTTAAAAATTAGTTTTTCTTTAAATTTAAATTTAGCAAAAGAGCTTTTAGTATTTTCAATTCCTTTGTTACTTGTAAGTATATTAGCTTTTATAATGAACTGGACAGATATTTTAATGGTTGGTTATTATCTTTCATCTGAATTTGTTGGATTTTACAATACTGCTGCACCTTTGGCAAGGTTAATACCAATATTTTTAGATTCTGCTGCTTTTCTTTATGCTCCTATTGTTTCTGGACTTTATGCAAGTGGAAAAATTGAAGATATGAAAACAACATATCAAATATTAACTAAGTGGATTTTTTTAGCAACTCTACCAATATTTGCTATGATGTTTCTTTTTCCAAAGGCTGTTATAGGTTTTTTCTTTGGAGTAAAATATTTGGAAGCATCTGATGTGTTGAGAATTTTATCCTTAGGTTTTATGTTTCATACATTTTTGGGCTTAAATGGATTGAGTTTAATAGTAATTAAAGAAAGTAGGTTTATTATGGTATCTAACACCATTTCTGCAATTTTGAATATTATTTTAAATGTTTTATTGATTCCAAAATATGGAATTAATGGGGCGGCAGTGGCTACTGCTGTTTCTTATTTTATTGCAAATATCTTAACATCTATAAGACTTTATCAAAAAACTAAGATTCATCCATTTAGTAGGAATTATGTGAAGTTGTTGATAATTAGTTTTATAATGCTTTTTGGTATTCAAGCATTTGGTTTGGATGTTTCTAATATTTTATATGCTATTCTTATATTAGTTACGTTCTTTTTGTCTTATATGTTTTTAGTATTATTAAGTAAATGTGTTGATAAAGAGGATATTGAGTTATTTTTAGTTGTAGAAAGGAAGTTAGGGGTTAATTTATGGATAATAAAAAGAATTTTAAAGAAGTTTGTTTAA